The following proteins come from a genomic window of Methanoculleus caldifontis:
- a CDS encoding OB-fold nucleic acid binding domain-containing protein has translation MQIGDVRVRVTAVTVAVFLFFMALIAIYVLGTGDLSSLIWAVPAAVMLVVIPMALNYMSQSQYASLVPVYEAEAKNVRVREINLNMLGEPVRLKGVVERAYFQFLNRPQFLVADRTGEISVKMFTSPAEDVKKGDVVEVLGTVVKRYILTGDAVINCVSIRKVEKNQQS, from the coding sequence ATGCAAATCGGAGATGTTAGAGTGAGGGTGACGGCCGTTACGGTGGCCGTCTTCCTCTTTTTTATGGCCCTGATTGCGATCTATGTCCTCGGTACCGGGGATCTCTCCTCGCTGATCTGGGCTGTTCCGGCAGCCGTCATGCTGGTCGTCATACCGATGGCTCTCAACTACATGAGCCAGTCGCAGTATGCGTCGCTGGTGCCGGTCTATGAAGCGGAAGCAAAGAACGTCCGGGTACGGGAGATCAACTTAAACATGCTCGGCGAACCGGTGCGCTTAAAGGGTGTCGTCGAGCGGGCTTACTTCCAATTCCTCAACCGACCGCAGTTCCTCGTCGCCGACCGAACCGGTGAGATATCGGTCAAGATGTTCACCTCGCCGGCAGAGGACGTGAAGAAGGGGGATGTGGTCGAGGTGCTCGGAACCGTCGTCAAACGCTATATCCTGACCGGAGACGCTGTCATCAACTGCGTTTCCATCCGGAAAGTAGAGAAAAATCAGCAATCCTGA
- a CDS encoding formate/nitrite transporter family protein: MVFHPPVAIVAKAGDAGKYKTGLPAWNMVLRGVLSGAYIAMGGALATVCSTGVQASDVAMRFGMASPGFAQFILGAVFPVGLIITVMTGAELFTGDAMLAPMAAFIHRISWASVLNLWLWVYIGNFIGSVIFAYIMAYGPCVSFDAAGTATLTAFGARAIAIATAKTSYVGAMGIWSLFLKAIACNWLVNLAILLGICADDAIGKIVGIWFPIFAFVASGFEHSIANMYFISTGIFCTGIDPTKAVETVNWVGLWTNNVIVATLGNIVGGLFFVGVLYWVAFRKEIAALK, encoded by the coding sequence ATGGTGTTCCATCCTCCAGTTGCTATCGTAGCAAAAGCGGGTGATGCCGGTAAGTACAAGACCGGACTGCCGGCATGGAATATGGTCCTGCGTGGTGTCTTATCAGGAGCCTACATCGCAATGGGTGGTGCCCTTGCAACGGTCTGTTCGACCGGTGTTCAGGCATCCGACGTCGCGATGCGGTTCGGTATGGCGAGTCCCGGATTTGCCCAGTTCATCCTGGGTGCTGTCTTCCCTGTGGGGCTTATCATCACGGTCATGACCGGTGCCGAGCTCTTCACCGGTGACGCGATGCTCGCGCCCATGGCGGCCTTCATCCACAGGATCAGCTGGGCGAGCGTGCTCAACCTCTGGCTCTGGGTATATATCGGCAACTTCATCGGGTCGGTTATCTTCGCGTATATTATGGCATACGGGCCCTGTGTCAGCTTCGATGCCGCCGGAACCGCGACGCTCACCGCGTTTGGTGCAAGAGCGATTGCCATAGCAACCGCGAAGACGAGTTACGTCGGTGCCATGGGCATCTGGTCGCTCTTCCTCAAGGCAATCGCCTGTAACTGGCTCGTCAACCTCGCTATCCTGCTCGGTATATGTGCAGACGATGCGATCGGCAAGATCGTCGGTATCTGGTTCCCGATCTTCGCATTCGTTGCCAGCGGGTTCGAGCACAGCATTGCAAACATGTACTTCATCTCGACGGGTATCTTCTGCACGGGAATCGACCCCACAAAGGCAGTCGAGACAGTCAACTGGGTGGGCCTGTGGACCAACAACGTGATTGTGGCCACGCTTGGCAACATCGTCGGCGGTCTGTTCTTCGTCGGTGTCCTCTACTGGGTCGCGTTCAGAAAGGAAATTGCAGCCCTCAAGTAA
- a CDS encoding Coenzyme F420 hydrogenase/dehydrogenase, beta subunit C-terminal domain: MAGKGDLLYAWTTDEGLREKAETGGAVTALLRHALESGMVDGVFAVRKGADVYDAMPALITDPAEIGGIAGSLHCGTLLLPKQMRRCLLATDPDMRIATVLKGCEVKAMYEMAKRNQVNLDNIIIIGLNCGGTIRPEIARIIVREKLGLDPDDVVKEEIDKGKFIVITKDGEHAAVSIDELEEGAEDLLGNEGLGRRSNCRRCKIKIPRQADLACGNWGVIGEKAGKATFVEVCSEKGANLFNSAVKAGALANEPANPKGIEIRGKVENAMLKLGDKWRERYFGALGEGTERLNKIREQTSRCIKCYSCIENCPVCYCVDCSVKKDYLVEPGVIPPPFMFHLIRFAHISDSCVNCGQCEELCPVEISNSVFLHAIQTDLEKLFGFHPGEDMTPPVLALVEESSERDRLIATGSDQIFDVFK, from the coding sequence ATGGCAGGAAAAGGCGATTTACTCTATGCATGGACGACAGACGAGGGTCTCCGGGAGAAGGCGGAGACCGGCGGGGCGGTTACCGCGCTGCTGCGTCACGCTCTTGAGAGCGGTATGGTCGACGGGGTCTTTGCGGTCAGGAAGGGCGCGGACGTCTATGACGCGATGCCGGCCCTGATCACCGACCCCGCCGAGATCGGCGGGATTGCCGGGTCGCTCCACTGCGGCACCCTCCTCCTCCCCAAGCAGATGCGCCGTTGTCTCCTCGCGACCGACCCGGACATGCGGATCGCGACGGTCCTCAAGGGCTGCGAGGTCAAGGCGATGTACGAGATGGCCAAGCGCAACCAGGTCAACCTGGACAACATCATCATCATCGGCCTCAACTGCGGCGGCACCATCCGGCCGGAGATAGCACGGATCATCGTCCGCGAGAAGCTCGGCCTCGACCCTGACGATGTCGTCAAGGAGGAGATCGACAAAGGCAAGTTCATCGTCATCACAAAAGACGGCGAGCACGCCGCAGTCTCGATCGACGAGCTCGAAGAGGGGGCGGAAGACCTCCTCGGGAACGAGGGGCTCGGCCGCCGCAGCAACTGCCGCCGCTGCAAGATCAAGATCCCGCGCCAGGCGGACCTCGCCTGCGGCAACTGGGGGGTCATCGGCGAGAAGGCCGGCAAGGCCACCTTCGTCGAGGTCTGCTCCGAGAAGGGCGCCAACCTCTTCAACAGTGCCGTGAAGGCCGGCGCGCTGGCGAACGAGCCCGCGAACCCGAAGGGTATCGAGATCCGCGGCAAGGTCGAGAACGCGATGCTGAAGCTCGGCGACAAATGGCGGGAACGCTACTTCGGAGCGCTCGGTGAGGGCACGGAACGCCTGAACAAGATCCGCGAGCAGACCTCCCGGTGCATCAAGTGCTACTCCTGCATCGAGAACTGCCCGGTCTGCTACTGCGTCGATTGCAGCGTGAAGAAGGATTATCTCGTCGAACCCGGCGTGATCCCGCCGCCGTTCATGTTCCACCTCATCCGGTTCGCGCACATCTCCGACTCCTGCGTCAACTGCGGCCAGTGCGAGGAACTCTGCCCCGTGGAGATCTCGAACTCGGTCTTCCTCCACGCCATCCAGACCGATCTCGAGAAGCTCTTCGGGTTCCACCCGGGCGAGGATATGACCCCGCCGGTGCTCGCGCTCGTCGAGGAGAGCTCGGAACGCGACAGGCTCATCGCAACCGGGAGCGACCAGATCTTCGATGTGTTCAAGTAA
- the fdhF gene encoding formate dehydrogenase subunit alpha: MDIKYVSTTCPYCGTGCGFNLVVRDGKVFDVAHWQRAPVNGGKLCPKGRYAHEFVNSPDRLTKPLIKKDGKFVEATWDEAYDLIAEKFGSYKPEETACLSSARTSNEENYLMQKFARAVLKTPNIDHCARLCHSSTVAGLATVFGSGAMTNSIQDISESKCIFIIGSNTFEQHPLIGRSIIRAKESGGKLIYADPRYTPTAKQADLYLPFVSGTDVAILNGLMQEIIKNGWEDKEFIANRTKDFEKLKEVVMKDAYSLENVSKTSGIPVESLRTAAELIGTSKPATLIYSMGITQHTVGVDNVKSTANLMMLTGNLGKPGAGVNPLRGQNNVQGACDMGALPNVYSGYQKVTDEPAQQKMKEMWGVDRLAEGKVGYTVTEMVNILADKPGELKCMYIMGENPMLSDPDLTHVEHGLKNLEFLVVQDIFMTETAAMADVVLPAACYAEKDGTQTNTERRVQRWKKAQDPPGEAKPDWQILCELGKRMGYEKQFAFESPEAIFNEVAAVTPSYHGMSYGRLDPDGLHWPCPTEEHPGTPILHKEKFAMPDGLGVFSPIEWKPPAEVPDAEYPYVLTTGRVIWQWHTGTMTRRSWSLEKEAPIGWIEINPEDAQELGISDKEVVRASTRRGSIDIPARVTPEIIKGVMFIPFHYKEHPANRLTHNALDPIAKIPEFKACSVKVEKIAEV; encoded by the coding sequence ATGGATATCAAGTATGTATCGACGACATGCCCGTACTGCGGCACCGGGTGCGGGTTTAACCTTGTCGTGAGGGACGGCAAGGTCTTCGACGTGGCGCACTGGCAGCGTGCGCCCGTCAACGGGGGCAAACTCTGCCCCAAAGGACGGTACGCTCATGAGTTCGTCAACAGTCCCGACCGCCTGACAAAGCCGCTCATCAAGAAGGACGGTAAATTCGTCGAGGCGACCTGGGATGAGGCGTATGACCTGATCGCAGAGAAGTTCGGATCCTACAAGCCCGAAGAGACGGCCTGCCTCTCTTCCGCCCGGACATCGAACGAGGAGAACTACCTGATGCAGAAGTTCGCGCGGGCGGTCCTCAAGACGCCGAACATCGACCACTGCGCCCGGCTTTGCCACTCATCCACCGTCGCGGGCCTTGCGACGGTCTTCGGGTCCGGCGCGATGACGAACTCGATTCAGGATATCTCCGAGTCGAAGTGCATCTTCATCATCGGGTCCAACACCTTCGAGCAGCACCCGCTCATCGGGCGGAGCATCATCCGTGCCAAGGAGAGCGGCGGCAAGCTCATCTACGCCGACCCACGCTACACTCCGACCGCCAAGCAGGCGGACCTTTATTTGCCGTTCGTCTCCGGGACGGACGTGGCCATCTTGAACGGCCTGATGCAGGAGATCATCAAGAACGGCTGGGAGGACAAGGAGTTCATCGCGAACCGGACCAAAGACTTCGAGAAACTCAAGGAAGTCGTCATGAAGGACGCCTACAGCCTTGAGAACGTCTCGAAGACCTCAGGCATCCCGGTCGAGAGCCTCAGGACCGCCGCTGAATTGATCGGGACCAGCAAGCCCGCCACGCTCATCTACTCGATGGGGATCACCCAGCACACCGTCGGCGTCGACAACGTCAAATCGACCGCGAACCTGATGATGCTCACCGGTAACCTGGGCAAGCCCGGCGCCGGCGTCAACCCGCTCCGCGGCCAGAACAACGTCCAGGGCGCCTGCGACATGGGAGCCCTCCCGAACGTCTACTCCGGCTACCAGAAGGTCACCGACGAGCCGGCTCAACAGAAGATGAAGGAGATGTGGGGCGTCGACAGGCTCGCCGAGGGCAAGGTCGGCTACACCGTCACCGAGATGGTCAACATCCTCGCCGACAAGCCCGGCGAGCTCAAGTGCATGTACATCATGGGCGAGAACCCGATGCTCTCCGACCCGGACCTCACCCATGTCGAGCACGGGCTTAAGAACCTGGAGTTCCTGGTCGTCCAGGACATCTTCATGACCGAGACCGCCGCGATGGCCGATGTGGTCCTGCCTGCCGCCTGCTACGCAGAGAAGGACGGCACCCAGACGAACACCGAACGACGTGTCCAGCGCTGGAAGAAGGCCCAGGACCCGCCGGGCGAGGCGAAGCCCGACTGGCAGATCCTCTGCGAGCTCGGGAAGCGGATGGGCTACGAGAAGCAGTTTGCGTTCGAGAGCCCCGAAGCGATCTTCAACGAGGTCGCCGCCGTCACCCCGTCCTATCACGGCATGTCCTATGGCCGCCTCGACCCGGACGGCCTGCACTGGCCCTGCCCGACCGAGGAGCACCCGGGTACCCCGATCCTCCACAAAGAGAAGTTCGCCATGCCCGACGGGCTCGGGGTCTTCTCGCCCATCGAGTGGAAACCGCCCGCCGAGGTCCCGGACGCCGAGTACCCCTACGTCCTCACCACCGGGCGGGTCATCTGGCAGTGGCACACCGGCACCATGACCCGCCGGTCGTGGAGCCTTGAGAAGGAGGCGCCCATCGGCTGGATCGAGATCAACCCCGAGGATGCACAGGAGCTCGGCATCAGCGACAAGGAGGTCGTCCGGGCGAGCACCCGCCGCGGGTCCATCGATATCCCCGCCCGGGTCACCCCGGAGATCATCAAGGGGGTCATGTTCATCCCGTTCCACTACAAGGAGCATCCGGCGAATAGACTGACCCACAACGCGCTCGACCCCATCGCCAAGATCCCGGAGTTCAAAGCGTGTTCGGTGAAGGTCGAGAAGATTGCGGAGGTGTGA
- a CDS encoding GntP family permease codes for MDTLIPFVVALVVITVASLRYHLPPFLTLVGTSVLFGLLAGMPGETLVAAITGGAGRIFAILGIVIFCGVGIAQVLRESGRIADIVADIRGLVRRPLATAGAAGYLLSVPLMCGITSFVILAPILAHLQPDRQASRTLLYCAGVAGMISYVLLYPAPVVYSTITTLGLFAGRPWEIDLVALPVSLLLLAGLLVALRARGTPAALPADPVHPAGGRSLRAWLPFLVIVLALAIGSLVPALHLLSNINLALLAGLFAALATVPADVREKALARGTKNAGIIIFDLAGAGAFGGVIAASTFPGDVTALVQDYLPITLLPFVVAALVQAAQGSRVVTAAVTATVLSTTPAAMAIDPLALVLMISAGAFMFSYVSDPFFWLLKRTTGDDFGGVVRNYTLPLSAAGIVTLAVALVIQGSL; via the coding sequence ATGGATACCCTCATCCCCTTCGTCGTCGCCCTCGTCGTGATCACCGTCGCCTCGCTCAGGTATCACCTCCCCCCGTTCCTCACCCTGGTCGGGACATCCGTCCTCTTCGGCCTCCTCGCCGGGATGCCGGGGGAGACGCTTGTTGCGGCGATCACGGGCGGCGCCGGCAGGATCTTTGCCATACTTGGTATCGTCATCTTCTGTGGGGTCGGTATCGCCCAGGTCCTCCGCGAGAGCGGCCGGATCGCGGATATCGTCGCCGATATCCGGGGCCTGGTGCGCCGCCCCCTCGCCACGGCAGGAGCGGCCGGCTACCTCCTCTCCGTCCCGCTGATGTGCGGCATCACCTCGTTCGTCATCCTCGCCCCCATCCTCGCGCACCTCCAGCCCGACCGGCAGGCATCCAGGACCCTCCTCTACTGCGCCGGCGTCGCCGGGATGATCTCCTATGTGCTCCTCTACCCCGCTCCCGTGGTCTACTCTACCATAACGACACTCGGCCTCTTTGCCGGGCGGCCTTGGGAGATCGACCTCGTCGCCCTGCCGGTCTCCCTCCTCCTCCTTGCCGGCCTCCTCGTCGCCCTGCGTGCCCGCGGCACGCCCGCGGCGCTGCCGGCAGACCCTGTCCACCCGGCGGGCGGGCGGAGCCTGCGGGCCTGGCTGCCGTTCCTGGTCATCGTCCTCGCGCTCGCGATCGGGTCTCTGGTCCCCGCGCTGCATCTCCTTTCAAACATCAACCTGGCCCTTCTTGCCGGGCTCTTTGCCGCCCTTGCCACCGTTCCGGCCGACGTGCGGGAGAAGGCCCTTGCCCGGGGGACGAAGAACGCCGGGATCATCATCTTCGACCTCGCCGGTGCCGGGGCGTTCGGCGGCGTCATCGCCGCGAGCACGTTCCCCGGCGACGTGACCGCCCTGGTCCAGGACTATCTCCCCATCACGCTCCTCCCGTTCGTCGTCGCCGCCCTGGTGCAGGCGGCACAGGGCTCGAGGGTCGTCACCGCGGCCGTCACCGCGACCGTCCTCTCCACGACCCCGGCCGCTATGGCGATCGACCCGCTCGCGCTGGTGCTCATGATCTCCGCAGGGGCGTTCATGTTCTCCTACGTGAGCGATCCCTTCTTCTGGCTGCTCAAGCGGACGACCGGCGACGACTTCGGTGGGGTGGTGCGAAACTACACCCTGCCGCTCTCGGCGGCCGGGATCGTCACGCTCGCGGTGGCACTTGTTATCCAGGGCAGCCTTTGA
- a CDS encoding DNA-methyltransferase: MIGVAEEEREAGGPGGLAVNTIHTMDCIEGMQRLPAGSVEIIVTSPPYNIGKEYRSYNDRQPRDDYLDWLGEVAAGAARVLADDGSFFLNIGGKPRDPWIPFDAVQRFRSYFELQNVIHWVKAIAIEKEDVGGYEKIAGDIAVGHYQPVNSSRYLSQCHEHIFHFTKKGSVALDKLGVGVPYQDKSNIGRWKAAERDLRDRGNTWFIPYRTIRSSRPHPTSFPEKLPEMCIRLHGCRPGTLVLDPFMGIGSTALAALALGADYIGFEIDPEYREIADARIAEARRKMEQDTDRQAL; encoded by the coding sequence ATGATCGGAGTGGCAGAAGAGGAGAGAGAGGCAGGGGGACCCGGCGGGCTTGCCGTCAACACCATCCACACGATGGACTGCATAGAGGGCATGCAGCGCCTTCCAGCGGGCTCCGTCGAGATCATCGTGACCTCGCCGCCCTACAACATCGGGAAGGAGTACCGGTCCTACAACGACCGGCAGCCCCGGGATGACTACCTCGACTGGCTGGGGGAGGTCGCCGCCGGAGCGGCGCGGGTCCTCGCCGACGACGGTTCGTTCTTCCTCAACATCGGCGGCAAGCCCCGGGACCCCTGGATCCCCTTCGACGCCGTCCAGCGGTTCCGCTCCTACTTCGAGCTGCAGAACGTCATCCACTGGGTCAAGGCGATCGCGATCGAGAAGGAGGATGTGGGCGGATACGAGAAGATCGCCGGAGATATCGCCGTCGGCCATTACCAGCCGGTGAACAGCTCCCGGTATCTCAGCCAGTGCCACGAGCACATCTTCCACTTCACGAAGAAAGGAAGCGTCGCCCTCGACAAACTGGGTGTCGGCGTCCCCTACCAGGACAAGAGCAACATCGGCCGCTGGAAAGCGGCGGAGCGCGACCTCCGCGACCGGGGGAACACCTGGTTCATCCCCTACCGGACCATCCGCTCCTCGCGGCCCCACCCGACCAGTTTCCCGGAGAAACTTCCGGAGATGTGCATCCGGCTCCACGGCTGCCGGCCGGGGACGCTGGTCCTCGACCCCTTCATGGGCATCGGGAGCACGGCCCTTGCGGCGCTCGCTCTCGGTGCGGACTACATCGGGTTTGAGATCGACCCGGAGTACCGCGAGATCGCGGATGCCCGGATCGCCGAAGCACGCCGCAAGATGGAGCAGGATACGGACCGGCAGGCCTTATAA
- a CDS encoding circadian clock KaiB family protein, with protein MSNPQAGEEIWVFLLYVAGNSRRSVRANESLRKICDEYLRGRYTIEVIDLLEHPELAAREQIVAIPTLVRQLPLPVRKVIGDLSCEERVLAGLDLALPRCVTVSG; from the coding sequence ATGAGTAACCCGCAGGCAGGCGAGGAGATCTGGGTGTTCCTGCTCTATGTGGCCGGGAATTCGAGGAGATCCGTCCGGGCGAACGAGAGCCTCCGGAAGATCTGCGACGAGTACCTCCGGGGGCGGTACACGATCGAGGTTATCGACCTCCTGGAACATCCGGAGCTCGCTGCCCGGGAGCAGATCGTCGCCATCCCCACGCTGGTCCGGCAGCTGCCCCTGCCGGTGCGGAAGGTCATCGGCGATCTCTCCTGTGAGGAGCGCGTCCTTGCCGGGCTGGATCTGGCTCTGCCCCGCTGCGTAACGGTCTCCGGGTGA
- the kaiC gene encoding circadian clock protein KaiC translates to MHQVAGTPAPSVNTGFALEKVPSGIEGLDGITAGGLPKGRPTLVVGKAGSGKTLFAMQFLVSGATRYNEPGVFVSFEETAEDLIKNVHSLGFDLPRLLEEEKIAIDYVRIEKSEIEETGEYDLDGLFIRLAYAIDSIGAKRVALDTIEVLFSGLSNEGIIRAELRRLFSWLKEKGVTAVITGESGRGDSLTRHGLEEYVSDAVILLDHRVTNQISTRRLRIVKYRGSTHGTNEYPFLITGNEGLVIMPITALGLEHEAPKERVSTGIERLDAMLGGKGYYRGSSVLVSGTPGTGKTSLAVTFADAICRRGERCLYFAFEESSSQIVRNMRSIGIDLVPLIDAGLLAIHSSRPTAYGLETHLAAMLREVQVFRPDAVVVDPISNLISVSTEVDSKAMLIRFVDYLKINQITGIFTDLTTQGGHLEQTNIGISSLMDTWILLKFIESGGERNRGLYVLKSRGMAHSNQIREVIITDQGIDLADVYLGPGGVLTGSARYVMEMEEEAEIRAREDELRARRIEAEREQRVLEARIAALQAEHQGVQTEFDRFARELERKKEARSEERGHLARMRKADTAAGNTRREEGGKDE, encoded by the coding sequence ATGCATCAGGTGGCAGGTACTCCGGCACCATCCGTAAACACCGGTTTTGCTCTTGAAAAGGTCCCGAGCGGTATAGAGGGTCTTGACGGGATCACGGCCGGCGGGCTCCCGAAAGGGCGACCGACACTCGTCGTCGGGAAAGCGGGGAGCGGGAAGACCCTCTTTGCCATGCAGTTCCTGGTGAGCGGGGCGACACGGTATAATGAACCCGGCGTCTTCGTCTCCTTCGAGGAAACCGCGGAGGATCTTATCAAGAACGTCCACTCGCTCGGTTTCGACCTCCCCCGGCTGCTTGAGGAGGAGAAGATCGCGATTGACTATGTCCGGATCGAGAAGAGCGAGATCGAGGAGACCGGCGAGTACGACCTCGACGGGCTCTTCATCCGGCTCGCCTACGCCATCGACTCCATCGGCGCGAAAAGAGTGGCGCTCGATACCATCGAGGTCCTCTTCTCCGGCCTCTCGAACGAGGGCATCATCCGTGCCGAACTCCGCCGGCTCTTCTCCTGGCTCAAGGAGAAAGGCGTCACGGCGGTCATCACCGGCGAGAGCGGCCGGGGCGACAGCCTGACCCGGCACGGCCTGGAGGAGTACGTCTCCGACGCCGTCATCCTCCTCGACCACCGGGTGACCAACCAGATCTCGACCCGGCGCCTGCGCATCGTCAAGTATCGGGGCTCCACCCACGGGACGAACGAGTACCCGTTCCTGATCACGGGGAACGAAGGTCTCGTCATCATGCCGATCACCGCCCTCGGCCTCGAACACGAAGCCCCAAAAGAGCGGGTATCCACCGGCATCGAACGGCTCGATGCGATGCTCGGCGGGAAGGGTTACTACCGGGGTTCGAGTGTCCTGGTATCGGGGACGCCGGGCACCGGCAAGACGAGTCTTGCGGTGACCTTCGCAGACGCAATATGCCGACGGGGTGAGCGATGTCTCTACTTCGCCTTTGAAGAGTCGTCGAGCCAGATCGTCCGGAACATGCGCTCCATCGGGATCGACCTCGTCCCCCTGATCGATGCCGGGCTCCTTGCCATCCACTCCTCGCGCCCGACGGCTTACGGCCTGGAGACGCACCTTGCCGCCATGCTCCGGGAGGTGCAGGTCTTCCGGCCGGACGCGGTCGTCGTCGACCCGATCTCGAACCTTATCTCGGTGAGCACCGAGGTCGACTCGAAGGCGATGCTGATCCGGTTCGTCGATTACCTGAAGATCAACCAGATCACTGGAATCTTCACCGACCTGACGACGCAGGGGGGTCACCTCGAACAGACGAATATCGGCATCTCCTCCCTGATGGATACCTGGATCCTCCTCAAGTTCATCGAGTCCGGCGGCGAGCGGAACCGCGGCCTCTACGTCCTGAAGTCCCGGGGCATGGCGCATTCCAACCAGATCCGGGAGGTGATCATCACGGATCAGGGGATCGATCTCGCGGATGTCTACCTCGGCCCGGGCGGTGTCCTGACCGGCTCGGCGCGCTATGTCATGGAGATGGAGGAAGAGGCGGAGATCCGGGCTCGTGAGGACGAACTCCGGGCCCGCCGGATCGAGGCCGAGCGGGAGCAGAGAGTGCTCGAAGCCCGGATCGCAGCCCTCCAGGCGGAGCACCAGGGCGTGCAGACAGAGTTCGACCGGTTCGCCAGGGAGCTGGAACGGAAGAAGGAGGCACGATCCGAGGAGCGGGGACACCTCGCCCGCATGCGGAAGGCGGACACGGCGGCCGGGAATACCCGGCGGGAAGAAGGGGGGAAAGATGAGTAA
- a CDS encoding sensor histidine kinase, whose translation MNALRLPREEELLRVLEELYGGFTEAEETLSAIRRGEVDAFLVSTDEGEKVYTLSTAEHPYRVLVEQMREGAATLSTDGTILYSNESFARLLGMPLQNLIGESIHAFVAPAGAEGFRGMMEDGDPSGTTGESMLLAHGRDLVPVYLSLKLLQMDGVQVYSLVATDLTGQKRSEELLRRAYAELEDRVKERTAELAVSNSRLREQSEDLVRLNRALRESEERLEMALDAADLAPWEIDLVTGRMTASEALAGLLGAPGPSALQSGTDWMAFVVQEDRAGILQALKTVVAGNGEYRAEYRIHRPSDGSTRWILSQGLVRRDLEGQAHRLVGVAADVTEQKRAEEERARLHSELESAHRETNLYLDILTHDIGNTENVSNLYADLLLGILDGEAAGYVEKLQRSIRKSIDILGTVSKIRRIHSGTPDIRPIDLDEVIQNEIRRYHDGNIRYDGHPGLVMADDLLPEVFANLIGNAVKHGGPGVAITVRTEDADGLVRVVVEDTGRGVPDADKEAIFHRYEQKRRGVGEGLGLYLVRILVERYGGEIWVEDRIPGRPGCGAAFWFTLRKT comes from the coding sequence ATGAACGCACTCCGATTGCCACGGGAAGAGGAACTCCTGCGCGTGCTCGAAGAACTCTACGGGGGCTTTACGGAGGCTGAAGAGACCCTGTCGGCGATCCGGAGGGGGGAGGTCGATGCTTTCCTCGTCTCGACGGACGAGGGCGAGAAGGTCTATACCTTAAGCACCGCCGAACACCCTTACCGCGTACTCGTCGAGCAGATGCGGGAAGGGGCGGCGACCCTCTCTACCGACGGCACCATCCTCTACTCCAACGAGTCCTTCGCCCGGCTTCTCGGCATGCCCCTTCAGAACCTGATCGGGGAGTCGATCCACGCCTTCGTCGCTCCGGCCGGTGCGGAGGGGTTCCGGGGGATGATGGAAGACGGGGACCCTTCCGGCACCACGGGCGAGAGCATGCTCCTGGCGCACGGCAGGGACCTGGTGCCGGTGTACCTCTCCCTGAAGCTCCTGCAGATGGACGGCGTCCAGGTCTACTCCCTGGTCGCGACGGACCTGACCGGGCAAAAGCGGTCTGAGGAACTCCTCAGAAGGGCTTACGCCGAACTCGAGGACCGGGTGAAGGAGCGGACCGCCGAGCTTGCCGTATCCAATTCCCGGCTCCGCGAGCAGAGCGAGGATCTGGTCCGGCTCAACCGGGCGTTGCGCGAGAGCGAGGAGCGGCTGGAGATGGCTCTGGATGCTGCCGATCTCGCGCCCTGGGAGATCGACCTTGTCACAGGGAGGATGACCGCCTCCGAAGCACTGGCGGGACTGCTTGGCGCTCCCGGTCCCAGCGCACTGCAGAGCGGCACCGACTGGATGGCCTTTGTGGTTCAGGAGGACCGGGCCGGGATCCTGCAGGCCCTGAAGACGGTCGTCGCCGGCAACGGTGAATACCGGGCTGAGTATCGCATCCATCGTCCATCCGACGGCTCCACCCGCTGGATCTTGAGCCAGGGTCTGGTGCGCCGGGACCTTGAGGGGCAGGCTCACCGTCTCGTCGGCGTGGCCGCCGACGTCACCGAGCAGAAGCGTGCCGAGGAAGAACGGGCCCGACTCCACAGCGAGCTCGAGAGCGCTCACCGGGAGACGAACCTCTACCTGGACATCCTGACGCACGATATCGGCAACACCGAGAACGTCTCGAACCTCTATGCCGACCTGCTCCTCGGCATCCTGGACGGCGAGGCGGCCGGATACGTGGAAAAACTCCAGCGGAGCATTCGGAAGAGCATTGACATCCTGGGCACCGTCTCGAAGATCCGGCGGATCCACTCAGGAACGCCCGATATTCGGCCTATCGACCTCGATGAGGTTATCCAGAATGAGATCCGCCGGTACCATGACGGCAATATCCGCTACGATGGTCATCCCGGCCTCGTGATGGCCGACGACCTCCTCCCGGAGGTCTTTGCCAACCTGATCGGCAACGCCGTCAAGCACGGGGGTCCCGGCGTCGCGATCACCGTCCGGACGGAGGATGCGGACGGGCTCGTGAGGGTCGTGGTCGAAGATACCGGTCGGGGCGTTCCGGATGCGGACAAGGAGGCGATCTTCCACCGGTACGAGCAGAAACGGCGGGGCGTCGGCGAAGGGCTCGGCCTCTACCTGGTCCGGATCCTGGTCGAGCGTTACGGGGGGGAGATCTGGGTCGAGGACCGCATACCGGGCCGTCCGGGGTGCGGCGCGGCATTCTGGTTTACGCTGAGGAAAACGTAG